In a genomic window of Chrysemys picta bellii isolate R12L10 chromosome 1, ASM1138683v2, whole genome shotgun sequence:
- the LOC135976202 gene encoding uncharacterized protein LOC135976202, whose amino-acid sequence MESQDRKRAPAWTEREIRDLLAIWGDEAVIAELRSSKRNGKVLEKISKAMKDRGHNRDTQQCRVKIKELRQAYHKAREANGRSGAEPQTCRYYAELHAILGGAATTTPTVCYDSLTGETHREDGSGNEEDEDGGTVGSSQQQGSGETGFPNSQDMFVTLDLEPVTPELNQDPQGTQETSAANVSPSQRLVNIRKRKRRTRDDMFTELQMSSHADRAQQNAWRQSMSEMKKAQYEREERWRAEWRAEKSKWRAEDDRWRQLADRRQESMLHLLEHQTDMLERMVELQERQQEQRPPLQPLCNQQPSSPSSIASSPRRPRTRWGGPPSTQSLHPR is encoded by the exons atggagtcccaggatcgcaaaagagctccagcatggaccgaacgggagatacgagatctgctcgccatatggggagatgaagcagtgatagctgaactccgtagcagtaaaagaaatggaaaagtattagaaaagatctccaaggccatgaaggaccgaggtcataacagggacacacagcagtgccgcgtgaaaattaaggagctacggcaagcttaccacaaagccagagaagcaaacggaaggtccggggcagagccgcaaacttgccgctactacgcggagctgcatgcgatcctagggggtgcagccaccactaccccaaccgtgtgctatgactctctcactggagaaacacacagggaagacggttcggggaacgaggaagatgaggatggaggtactgtaggtagctcacagcagcaaggaagcggagaaaccggtttccccaacagccaggatatgtttgtgaccctggacctggaaccagtaacccccgaactcaaccaagaccctcagggcacacaggagacctctg ctgcaaatgtttctccttcgcagaggcttgtgaacattagaaagagaaaacgtaggacgagggacgatatgttcacggagctgcagatgtcctcccacgctgatagagcacagcagaatgcgtggaggcagtcaatgtcggagatgaaaaaagcccaatatgaacgagaggagaggtggcgggctgaatggcgggctgaaaagagcaagtggcgggctgaagacgataggtggcgtcagcttgcagacagacggcaagagtcaatgctccatctgctggagcatcaaactgatatgctcgagcgtatggttgagctgcaggaaaggcagcaggagcagagaccaccgctacagcccctgtgtaaccaacagccctcctccccaagttccatagcctcctcaccaagacgcccaagaacacgatggggggggcctccgtccacccagtcactccaccccagatga